The stretch of DNA CGATGCGCGAGCCGTAGACGAGTCGAACGAGGATGTCCCGGCCGCGGTGGTCCGTCCCGAGCGGGTACTGTGCCAGCCCCTTCCCGAAGACGTTGCTCGTTCCCATCGGGGGACGCAGAATCTTGGCGCTCGTCGGGTCGTTGAGCGGGTTGTGCCAGAAGCTGCTCACGATGGCGTAGTTGAACAGCTTCGCGTCGATCCACGCGAACACCGCGAGAAACAGGATGAACCCGATGATGTAAAGGCCGATCCTCGCGGTGGTGTCCCGTCGAACCTGTTCGACCGTGTAGCGCCATCCGACGCGGGCTTCGACTTTCGTCTCGCTCTCTTGCTCCTCGGTTCGTTGTGTTGTGCGGATGTTTTCCGTGCTTGTTTCTCCAGTTGCCATTTCAGTCCACCTCGTCGTAACTCACTCGCGGGTCGATGTACGCGTAGGAAATGTCGGTGAGAACGACACCGACGACGAACGTCAAACCGAAGAAGATCGTCGTCCCCATGATCAGCGGGTAGTCCTGATTGTTGACCGCCGTGATGATGAGCCGTCCCATTCCATTGATGTTGAACACCGTCTCGGTCAGCACCGCCCCGCCGAGCGCGGAGGTAAGCTGAAGCCCGACGACCGTGATGACCGGCAGTTGGGCGTTCGGAACGCGTGTTTCCGGACGATTTTGCCCTCCGCGACGCCGTAGGCGCGCGCCTTCTTCACGTACTCCTGTTGGAGCACTTCGAGCATCGAGGAGCGCTCGATACGCATGACTGCGGCCATCTGGAGCGTGCCGAGCGTTATCGCCGGGAAGCAACAGATGCGTGCACGTCTGCCAGAGCACGTCCAAGCGTGAGGACGCGTGTTCGACCGAACTCGGGTTCGCCCACGGGAGGACGAGACCCGTCGCGGGTAACCATTTCAGATAGTAGGCGAAGACGATGATGAGCATCAGACCGATCCAGAAGTCGGGCGTGCTGACGCCGATGAGTGCGGCGATACGCGTGGCGTGATCGGTCGGTTGGTTGCGTCGATTCGCGGAAATGATGCCGAGCGGAATCGCCACGACCAGCGCGAAGGTGAAACTCGCCAGCATGAGCAGGAGCGTCACCGGAAGCCGCTGCATGATCTTCGTCGTCACGGGGACGCCTCGGTAGTAGATACTGTCCCCGAGGTTGCCCTGTGCGACGGAAGTGAGATAGTGTACGTATCGCACCGGAAGCGGCTGGTTCAGTCCGTACTGGGCGCGTATCTGGTTTACCATCTCGGCGCTCGGAGACGGTCCGAGCATGATTTTGACCGGGTCCCCCGGAATCGCGTTGGTCAGCAGGAACGTTATCGTCACGATACCGAGAAGCACCGGAATAGCCTGTAATAAGCGTCGAATTGTGTAACGGAGGATTCCCATGTATATTGTCGTTGAATCGTATCGAAAGGGATGTCGCGTTATTGCGACCCGACGGACACGTTGGTGTACTGCGTCGCGAGGACGAAGCTCAACACCGGGTGTGCTTTGAATCCGTGCACATTGTCTTTCATCCCGAAGCTGTTCTTCAGGTTGTACGCCGGAATGTGTGCCCGGTCCTCCAGCAGCGTAGTGATGGCTTCGGAGTAGAGTTTCTTCCGTTCGGCGTGGTCCGCGGACTTTCGCGCGTTGACGATTTTGTCGCTGACCTTGTTGTAGTAGGTCCCGTCGGTCGATCCGTGGGCGTCCTCCGTGAAGAAGTAATAGAGGAAGTCGTCGGGGTCAGGACCGCCGGACCATCCCAGCGTGTACATGTTGCAGTCGTTCGGGTCGCCCGAGACGTACTTGTCGAGGAACGCACCCCAATCGAGCCGCTGGACTTTGGCGTTGTACCCGGCCTGTTTCATGCCGTTCGCGACCGTGATACCGAGCTGTTCGCGCTTGTCGTCCGGGGGAACGATGATCTTGGCGGTCCAGTTGTTCGGAACTTCGTCCGCGTCGTCGAACAGCTGTTTCGCCTTGTCGATGTCCTTGCCGTGGGAAATAATCTTCTTCCACTTGTCGAGCGGGAAGTCCCACTTCTTCGTGATCTGTTCCGGCAGCGGACTGTACTGGCGCACGCCGGTCGGTTCGACGAAGTTCGAGATGGCCTGATCCATGTCGAAACAGTAGTCGATGGCCTCCCGAACCTTCGGGTTGGTCGTCGGCCCCTTCTTACAGTTGAAGGCGAGGTAGTAGTAGCCCAACGCCTTGGTCGCCACGATGGACGCATCGCCCATGCCCTTGACCTGCTGCCAGAGCTTCGGCGGGATTTCCTCGATGACGTCGCTCTCGCCCGTCTGAAGGCTCGTCAAGCGCGTCGTCGGCTCCTCGATCGGTGTGTAGTGAACCTTTGCGAGGTTCGGGGTGAGGTCGCCCCAGTAGTCGTCCCACCGGGAGATCTTGACGGATTTCCCTTCCTGCCAGCTATCGAACTTGAACGGTCCGGAGCCGACCGGCATCTTCTTGTTGAAATCTTTTTTGCTCTTTTCCCTGACCTTCTTGGGGACGATGGACCACGTCAGGGTGTTCATGAACGGACCGTACGGGTACTTCAGATCGAACTGAACCGTGTGGTCGTCGACAGCCTTCACGGAATCGATCATGTTGAGTTCCGCCGCGTTCTCCGTCTCCTCCTTGACGGGTGCCTCGAAGGAGTACTTCACGTCCTCGGCCGTGACGGGGTCGCCGTTCTGGAACTTGGCGTCCGTGTTGAGTTTCACGACGTACGTCTTCCCGTCGTTCTTGACCTCCGGCTTGTCGGTCGCCAACTGTGGTACCTGGTTGATCCCGGCGTCGTACGTGTACAATCCCTCGAAGATTCGGTCCGACACCTCCGCCGAGGGAACGTCGTTGAGGACGATGGGGTCGAATTCCAGCGGGCTTTTCACTAACGAGAGAGTCAGCTTGCTGTTTTTGTTCCCCGACTGTGATCCGCTTCCGCCATCGCTGGTGTTGTCACCGTCACCACCATCGCCGCCAGACGAGTCATCGTTCGAGCCACCGGTACAACCGGCGAGCGAGGCGATACCGACCGCTCCGACTCCCTGAAGGAGACGCCGTCGCTTTATTTTGTCCGGAATCGATCGAGAATCCGTCATGCTATCTTTTTCCATGATTATGGGTAGCATCCCCATAGGAGTAGACAGGGGATATAAAGGTTTACAAAATGAATGGTTATGCCGATATTTCTGTAGGGACGTTTTCGTTTTCACGCCAGATAGACAGTTGCTCGTGGAATATCCGGAATATTTTTACCCAATAAACGATAGTGTACAACACATATTACTGAAAAAGATAATTGAAACAGAACTTCGACATCCGAAAGCGGGTCGAAGAAGCTACTCGTAGTACTGTTTCCGTTCGACGACTTCGCTGAATGCGACGTTCTCGCTCACTTTGGTGATCTCGATCGTCACCCGGTCACGTTTCTCCGTATCGGGAACGATGATGACGTAACCGCGTTCGACGCGGGCGATACCATCGCCCTTCTCACCGATGCCTTCGATTTCGACGGTTCGACGGTCCCCGACTTCGACCGGCGGCGACGTGTGTTGTTGGCTTTCGGTCGGTTCGGGGGTCGACTCCTGCGGGTTCGTCGTCGCTGTGGGCGTTTTCGTGGGCTCCGAACCGGACCCGAGCAGTGCGACACGATACGTTTCGTCATCGTCCAAGACGCCGTTATCCAGTTCCCGCTCGGGAAGCGTGAGATGATACGCGCCGTTTCGTTCTTCGATTTGTGCACTGAAAACGCAGAGCAACTCGTCAGGTATCTCCATTTGTTCGTTTCGAGACGGCGAGAACATAAGAACGTATGTGTATGTCGCCGGATTCTCACGTCGGAAATCGGATACTGGATCGGGGACTGAAGGGGTGAGCGAAGTTCGAAATCGGGAGTCGGAGAAAACGCTGATACGAGAAAATCGTGTTACGATACGTCCGTGATTCCGTCGTAGACGGAGATAGTTCCGAACGAAACGAACCTATTTCACCGGATCCCCGTTCACTGCACCGAGAATCCGCCGTCCACGACGAGTCCGTGACCGGTCACGAATGACGCCTCGCTCGTCGCTGGCGAGGAACAGGATCGCATCGGCCACCTCTTCGGGTTCCGCCAATCGGCCGAGCGGGTAGCGTTTCAGCATGAGTTCCTTCGCCTTCTCGGGGTCCGAGCGCGTTTCGAAGAACTGGTTTCCGAGTTCGGTGTTCGTGAACGCCGGGAGGACGGCGTTCGCGCGAACGCGTCGCGGCCCGCCTCGGCGGCGACCGCACGGGTGAAGTTGAGGACGGCACCCTTCGTCAACGAGTACACCGACTGCATCGGCAGGCCGTAGAACGACGCCAACGACCCGACGTTGACGACGTTGCCCGACCCCTGTTCTTTGAGGTGCGGAAGCGCGGCCTGACAACCGTTCCAGACGCCGCGAACGTTGACGTCGAAGACGCCTTCGAAGACGGACTCCTTTACGTCCTCCGCGTACGCGGGGGGATGGCCGACACCGGCGTTGTTGACCAGAACGTCCAGTCCTCGCTCCGAGACGACGGCATCGACGGTGTTCGTGAACGCCTCGGCGTCCGTCACGTCGAGTTCGAGGAACTCCGCTTCGCCACCGGCGTCCTCGATGTCCGCGACGGTTTCCGACCCCGTCTCCTCGTTCACGTCGGTACAGACCACGAACGCACCTTCCTCGGCACACCGCTTGGCAGTCGCCTCGCCGATGCCCTGACCCGCGCCGGTGATGAACACTGTTTTGTTTTGTATCCTCATACGGAACGATTGTCAGGAGATAACTTGTTTCTTTTTATTAATGGAAGGTAGATGGGCGGGCGAACCGGGAGACGCCTGTCGTGGACGTGCTCAGATGGAGAACTCCTCGCGTTCGAGGAGGTCCTCCGGACGCCGTCCGACGTCGCTCT from Haladaptatus sp. R4 encodes:
- a CDS encoding ABC transporter substrate-binding protein, whose amino-acid sequence is MTDSRSIPDKIKRRRLLQGVGAVGIASLAGCTGGSNDDSSGGDGGDGDNTSDGGSGSQSGNKNSKLTLSLVKSPLEFDPIVLNDVPSAEVSDRIFEGLYTYDAGINQVPQLATDKPEVKNDGKTYVVKLNTDAKFQNGDPVTAEDVKYSFEAPVKEETENAAELNMIDSVKAVDDHTVQFDLKYPYGPFMNTLTWSIVPKKVREKSKKDFNKKMPVGSGPFKFDSWQEGKSVKISRWDDYWGDLTPNLAKVHYTPIEEPTTRLTSLQTGESDVIEEIPPKLWQQVKGMGDASIVATKALGYYYLAFNCKKGPTTNPKVREAIDYCFDMDQAISNFVEPTGVRQYSPLPEQITKKWDFPLDKWKKIISHGKDIDKAKQLFDDADEVPNNWTAKIIVPPDDKREQLGITVANGMKQAGYNAKVQRLDWGAFLDKYVSGDPNDCNMYTLGWSGGPDPDDFLYYFFTEDAHGSTDGTYYNKVSDKIVNARKSADHAERKKLYSEAITTLLEDRAHIPAYNLKNSFGMKDNVHGFKAHPVLSFVLATQYTNVSVGSQ
- a CDS encoding TRAM domain-containing protein yields the protein MEIPDELLCVFSAQIEERNGAYHLTLPERELDNGVLDDDETYRVALLGSGSEPTKTPTATTNPQESTPEPTESQQHTSPPVEVGDRRTVEIEGIGEKGDGIARVERGYVIIVPDTEKRDRVTIEITKVSENVAFSEVVERKQYYE